In one Winogradskyella sp. MH6 genomic region, the following are encoded:
- a CDS encoding flavin-containing monooxygenase: protein MKDFIIIGAAQAGLSMAYHLKKNDKDFLIIDKENEIGASWLNRWNSLKLFTPTEFNHLEGMPFPAPKGHYPDKYEVANYFKTYAAKFDFPVQLNTLAESIEKSDDGFVVKTSKGDVKCKEVIIATGPFHIPYTPKFHNNISEDIFQIHSNYYKNPDQLQNGETLVVGGGDSGFQILDEISKNTENTTYFSGNTDIRTLPQEILGKTLWWWFTITGFLSFSKDSWIGKRISSSKQPIIGTDVQDILDRNNVKTVGYTVDASQNTVKTTKQSLNNIKNIIWATGYKPNFKWINNIELTKDGYPKHYRGISTTKGLYFIGLPWLHTRGSATLGGIKKDAKYLAQKIV from the coding sequence ATGAAGGATTTTATAATAATAGGTGCTGCACAAGCAGGATTATCTATGGCTTATCATTTAAAGAAAAACGATAAGGATTTTTTAATCATTGATAAAGAAAATGAAATTGGAGCATCTTGGCTTAATCGCTGGAATTCTTTAAAATTATTTACTCCTACCGAGTTTAATCATCTTGAAGGTATGCCTTTTCCTGCTCCAAAAGGACATTATCCAGATAAGTATGAAGTGGCCAACTATTTTAAGACTTATGCAGCGAAATTTGATTTTCCTGTTCAGTTAAATACATTGGCAGAAAGTATTGAAAAATCAGATGATGGCTTTGTTGTAAAAACAAGTAAAGGAGATGTAAAATGTAAAGAAGTTATTATAGCCACAGGACCTTTTCATATACCATATACACCAAAATTTCATAATAATATATCTGAGGATATTTTTCAAATTCATAGTAATTATTACAAGAATCCAGATCAACTTCAGAATGGTGAAACCTTAGTTGTTGGTGGAGGAGATAGTGGGTTTCAAATTTTAGATGAAATTTCAAAAAACACAGAAAACACCACCTATTTTTCTGGTAATACAGATATAAGAACGTTGCCTCAAGAAATTCTAGGTAAAACACTTTGGTGGTGGTTTACCATAACAGGTTTTTTAAGCTTTAGTAAAGATTCTTGGATAGGTAAAAGAATAAGCAGTTCTAAACAGCCAATTATAGGTACAGATGTGCAAGATATTTTAGATAGAAATAATGTGAAAACCGTTGGTTACACTGTTGATGCTAGCCAAAATACTGTAAAAACAACAAAGCAGTCATTAAACAATATTAAAAACATTATTTGGGCGACAGGTTATAAACCCAATTTTAAATGGATAAATAATATTGAACTGACTAAAGATGGCTATCCAAAACATTATAGAGGTATTAGTACTACAAAAGGACTTTATTTTATTGGTTTACCTTGGTTGCACACACGTGGATCTGCTACCTTGGGTGGCATTAAAAAAGACGCAAAATATTTGGCGCAGAAAATAGTGTAA
- a CDS encoding glycine--tRNA ligase, which yields MANDDKFKKVISHAKEYGYVFQSSEIYDGLSAVYDYAQNGAELKKNIRDYWWKAMVQMHDNIVGIDAAIFMHPTTWKASGHVDAFNDPLIDNKDSKKRYRADVLVEDYCAKIEAKIDKEVKKAEKRFGDAFNKEEFVSTNGRVLGYQEKIDTILKRLGQSLEKEDLADVKALIEELEIADPLTGSRNWTDVKQFNLMFGTKLGASADTAMDLYLRPETAQGIFVNFLNVQKTGRLKIPFGIAQTGKAFRNEIVARQFIFRMREFEQMEMQYFIKPGTQKEWFDYWKETRLKWHKSLGMGDENYRFHDHEKLAHYADAATDIEFNFPFGFKELEGIHSRTDFDLKQHEEYSGKKLQYFDHEDNESYTPYVLETSIGLDRMFLAVFSNSLQDETLEDGSERTVLKLPAVLAPTKAAILPLVRKDEGLTKMAKDIVDDLKWDFNVVYDEKDAVGRRYRRQDAAGTPFCITVDGESLEDNTVTIRHRDTMEQKRVKVEELRDIIKKEVDVKEWLMKMK from the coding sequence ATGGCAAACGACGACAAATTCAAAAAGGTAATCTCTCACGCTAAGGAGTATGGTTACGTATTTCAGAGCAGCGAAATCTATGATGGTTTAAGTGCTGTATACGATTATGCACAAAACGGTGCAGAATTAAAGAAAAATATTAGAGACTATTGGTGGAAAGCCATGGTACAAATGCACGATAATATTGTAGGTATAGATGCTGCAATTTTTATGCACCCAACCACATGGAAAGCTTCTGGACACGTTGATGCATTTAACGACCCTTTAATTGACAATAAAGACTCTAAGAAACGTTATAGAGCAGATGTTTTAGTAGAAGATTATTGTGCTAAAATTGAAGCCAAAATAGATAAGGAAGTTAAAAAGGCCGAAAAACGTTTTGGTGATGCTTTTAATAAAGAAGAATTTGTATCTACTAATGGTCGTGTACTTGGTTACCAAGAAAAAATAGATACGATCCTTAAGCGTTTAGGTCAGTCTTTAGAAAAAGAAGATTTAGCAGATGTTAAAGCCTTAATTGAAGAATTAGAAATTGCCGATCCATTAACAGGAAGTCGTAACTGGACTGACGTTAAGCAATTCAACCTTATGTTTGGTACTAAGCTAGGAGCTTCTGCAGATACTGCTATGGATTTATATCTTAGACCTGAAACAGCACAAGGTATTTTTGTAAACTTCCTAAATGTTCAGAAAACTGGACGACTAAAAATTCCTTTTGGAATTGCACAAACAGGTAAAGCCTTTAGAAATGAAATTGTTGCAAGACAGTTTATCTTTAGAATGCGCGAGTTTGAACAAATGGAAATGCAATACTTTATCAAACCTGGCACACAAAAAGAATGGTTTGACTATTGGAAAGAAACGCGTTTAAAATGGCATAAGTCCTTAGGAATGGGAGACGAAAATTATCGCTTCCATGACCATGAGAAATTAGCACACTACGCAGATGCTGCTACAGATATTGAGTTTAATTTTCCATTTGGTTTTAAAGAGTTGGAAGGTATTCACTCGCGTACAGATTTCGATTTAAAACAACACGAAGAATACTCTGGTAAAAAGCTGCAATACTTCGATCATGAAGATAATGAAAGCTACACACCATATGTATTAGAAACTTCAATAGGTTTAGATCGCATGTTCTTAGCCGTTTTCTCTAATAGTCTACAAGACGAAACCTTAGAAGACGGAAGCGAAAGAACAGTACTAAAACTTCCTGCGGTATTAGCACCAACTAAAGCTGCTATTCTACCTCTAGTAAGAAAAGATGAAGGGTTGACCAAAATGGCAAAAGACATTGTTGACGATCTTAAATGGGATTTCAATGTGGTTTATGATGAGAAAGATGCTGTAGGTAGACGTTACAGAAGACAAGACGCTGCTGGCACACCGTTTTGTATTACGGTAGATGGCGAAAGTTTAGAAGACAATACGGTAACTATTCGTCATAGAGATACTATGGAACAAAAACGTGTTAAGGTTGAAGAATTACGTGACATCATCAAAAAAGAAGTTGATGTTAAGGAATGGTTGATGAAGATGAAATAA
- a CDS encoding ComF family protein, which produces MVKNLLNLFFPQVCEACNNVLTDNELVICTKCRHDLPITNFHFENADNVKNVVYGRVKLEEATALLHFSKKGVVQQLLHNLKYRGHQNISGFFGKWLGAELKTVEAYNQIDVVVPVPLYKTKLRQRGYNQVEQFGKAIAEALNAGYNDRVLIKTKSTKTKVFKGRLSRWNDDGAVFAISDNSSLKGKHILLVDDIITTGATVEACATELLKIDNIKLSLATMAIAD; this is translated from the coding sequence ATGGTAAAAAATTTGTTGAACTTATTCTTTCCTCAAGTCTGTGAAGCGTGTAATAATGTTTTGACAGATAATGAATTAGTTATTTGTACGAAATGCAGACATGATTTACCTATAACAAATTTTCATTTTGAAAATGCAGATAACGTTAAAAATGTAGTTTATGGGCGTGTAAAACTAGAGGAGGCAACAGCACTTCTTCACTTTTCAAAAAAAGGTGTCGTTCAACAACTACTTCACAATTTAAAATATAGAGGACATCAAAATATAAGCGGCTTTTTTGGTAAGTGGCTTGGGGCAGAACTAAAAACTGTTGAGGCTTATAATCAAATAGATGTTGTAGTGCCTGTACCGCTTTACAAAACTAAGTTGCGGCAACGAGGTTATAATCAGGTAGAACAATTTGGAAAAGCAATAGCAGAAGCTTTAAACGCGGGCTATAATGATAGGGTTCTTATTAAAACCAAGTCAACAAAAACAAAAGTGTTTAAAGGCAGACTATCTAGATGGAATGATGATGGTGCTGTTTTTGCAATCAGTGATAATTCGTCATTAAAAGGAAAGCATATTTTGCTAGTTGATGATATTATTACCACAGGAGCAACTGTAGAAGCCTGTGCCACCGAATTGTTAAAAATTGATAATATTAAGTTAAGTCTTGCTACCATGGCAATTGCCGATTGA
- a CDS encoding Ig-like domain-containing protein, with protein MRSYLTRILGIVFIALIIVSCANRGSPSGGEKDIEPPVITSESPKNFSTNFKGDEIIITFNEYVKIKDLRKQLIISPPMDTDPIVYPMGGASKYISIKIKDTLQPNTTYAFNFGESIVDNNEENPYPYYRYVFSTGEMIDSLSVKGYVEDALLKKSETFISVMLYEVDSTYSDSIVYKEKPRYITNTLDSVTTFSIDNIKAGTYKLIALKDKNSNYTFDQKNDKIGFYEDFITVPTDAEHKLTLFKEKVNFKAERPKQEGETRIMFPYEGSYENMRIKVLGDTPEGYTTRITKDKVTDTLYYWYKPKFEIDTTFFVVTNEKYIDTFKHRFRSLDADTLSTKIVSPRSLNYDKHFTLEATTPIEKIDVSKISLIDKDSIAVSFETEYDSILNQFKVPFKKEEGQKYSIKMLPGTFTDFYGNINKDTIVDAINSKMKSEYGNVRVKLINAKFPLIVQMVNNKGEVEYERYTTESPVVDFTNVVPKLYDIRVIYDANENGEYDTGNYLLGIQPERVSYMPSSQLEEVRASFDFIYEFTLLD; from the coding sequence ATGCGTTCATATCTCACACGAATTTTAGGCATTGTATTTATAGCATTAATCATTGTTAGTTGTGCTAATCGTGGGTCTCCTTCTGGAGGTGAGAAGGATATTGAACCACCTGTAATAACTAGTGAAAGTCCTAAGAACTTCTCAACCAATTTTAAAGGTGATGAAATAATAATCACTTTTAACGAGTATGTTAAAATAAAGGATTTAAGAAAGCAACTTATTATTTCGCCACCAATGGATACAGATCCTATAGTTTATCCTATGGGTGGAGCCAGTAAGTACATTTCAATAAAAATAAAAGACACATTACAGCCCAATACAACGTATGCATTTAATTTTGGAGAAAGTATTGTAGATAATAACGAAGAGAATCCTTATCCATACTATCGTTATGTGTTTTCTACAGGTGAAATGATAGATTCACTTTCTGTAAAAGGCTATGTTGAAGATGCACTTCTTAAGAAATCTGAAACTTTTATTTCTGTGATGTTGTATGAAGTAGATTCTACATATTCAGATTCTATAGTTTATAAAGAAAAGCCAAGATATATTACCAATACTCTAGATAGTGTTACCACCTTTAGCATAGATAATATAAAAGCTGGTACTTATAAATTGATTGCATTAAAAGATAAAAATAGTAATTACACCTTCGATCAAAAGAATGATAAAATAGGATTTTATGAAGATTTTATTACTGTGCCAACAGATGCAGAACATAAGCTGACTTTATTTAAAGAGAAGGTTAATTTTAAAGCTGAGAGACCAAAGCAAGAAGGTGAAACCAGAATTATGTTTCCGTATGAGGGAAGTTACGAGAATATGCGTATAAAGGTTTTAGGAGACACACCAGAAGGTTACACTACAAGAATTACAAAAGATAAAGTTACGGATACGCTTTACTATTGGTACAAGCCAAAGTTTGAAATAGACACAACATTCTTTGTAGTAACTAATGAGAAATATATAGACACCTTTAAGCATCGTTTTAGAAGTCTTGATGCCGATACATTAAGCACCAAAATAGTTTCGCCACGAAGTTTAAATTACGATAAGCATTTTACTCTAGAAGCAACTACACCAATAGAAAAGATAGATGTCTCCAAAATAAGCCTAATAGACAAAGACTCTATTGCAGTAAGTTTTGAGACAGAATACGATTCTATTTTAAATCAATTTAAGGTACCGTTCAAAAAAGAGGAAGGTCAGAAGTATTCTATTAAAATGTTACCAGGCACATTTACAGATTTCTACGGTAATATTAATAAGGATACAATAGTTGATGCTATTAATTCTAAAATGAAGTCTGAGTATGGGAATGTTAGAGTTAAATTAATAAATGCCAAATTTCCGCTAATTGTACAGATGGTGAATAACAAAGGAGAAGTGGAATATGAGCGTTATACAACCGAATCTCCAGTAGTAGATTTTACTAACGTGGTGCCTAAGTTATATGATATTAGAGTGATTTACGACGCCAATGAGAATGGTGAATATGATACAGGAAATTACCTATTAGGTATACAACCAGAACGTGTAAGTTATATGCCTTCCTCTCAGCTCGAAGAAGTAAGGGCAAGCTTCGATTTTATTTATGAGTTTACACTTTTAGACTAA
- a CDS encoding amidohydrolase, whose product MTNNTLNLALVQTTLAWENPKANRTHLEDKVSSITADLIVLPEMFSSGFTMNASEVAETMDGETIAWLKALSKTKNAAIVGSLVITENNNYYNRLVFVDPNGTLATYDKRHTFTLAGEHKVYTAGSEKTIIDYKGFKICPLVCYDLRFPVWARNTKDYDVIIYVANWPKVRIAAWDALLKARAIENMSYCIGVNRVGLDGNNYEYSGHSAAYDVLGHRMDSIPESTETVEVVTLEKSHITKYRERLGFLKDRDNFSLKV is encoded by the coding sequence ATGACAAACAACACACTTAACCTTGCATTAGTACAAACCACTTTAGCTTGGGAAAACCCAAAAGCTAACAGAACACATTTAGAAGATAAGGTCAGCTCCATTACAGCTGACCTTATTGTTTTACCAGAAATGTTTAGTTCTGGTTTTACCATGAATGCGTCTGAAGTTGCTGAAACCATGGATGGCGAAACTATAGCTTGGTTAAAAGCATTATCTAAAACTAAAAATGCAGCAATAGTAGGTAGCTTGGTCATTACCGAAAACAATAATTACTATAATCGCTTAGTCTTTGTTGACCCAAACGGAACGTTAGCCACTTACGACAAGCGACATACCTTTACCTTAGCTGGTGAGCATAAAGTGTACACTGCTGGCTCAGAAAAAACAATTATCGATTATAAAGGGTTTAAGATTTGCCCTTTGGTGTGCTACGATTTACGTTTCCCAGTTTGGGCAAGAAATACTAAAGATTATGATGTAATCATCTACGTGGCTAATTGGCCAAAAGTGCGTATTGCAGCTTGGGATGCCCTTCTTAAAGCGCGCGCTATAGAGAACATGAGTTACTGTATTGGTGTAAACCGAGTTGGTTTAGATGGCAATAATTATGAATATTCTGGTCATTCAGCAGCTTATGATGTTTTAGGACATCGTATGGATAGCATACCTGAAAGCACAGAAACTGTTGAAGTCGTAACTCTTGAAAAATCTCATATTACCAAATACAGAGAAAGACTTGGATTCTTAAAAGACAGAGATAACTTTAGTCTAAAAGTGTAA
- a CDS encoding methionine aminotransferase, translated as MQHQSKLPNVGTTIFTVMSALANEYKALNLSQGFPNYPSPQLLNDLVTNAMNSGYNQYAPMAGNLDLRLAIANKFQQLYNTSYHPDTEITVTAGATQAIYTIISAFVKPNDEVLIFKPAYDCYQPAIEVNGGKTIPIQLSAPDYRMNWDEVASKISSKTKMIIVNTPHNPSGTIWSEDDMLQLEKLTKDTNIIVLSDEVYEHIVFDDKQHHSACKFPDLKSRSFITASFGKTFHNTGWKIGYCCAPESLMNEFRKVHQFNVFSVNHPMQKGIADYMADTETYLGLNNFFQQKRDLFLNLITESRFKFSPSKGTYFQVLDYSEITNEHDVDFAKHLTKEFKIASIPLSVFNENSKDDKVLRFCFAKTDETLIKASEILCKIQC; from the coding sequence ATGCAACACCAATCTAAACTACCCAATGTAGGCACTACCATTTTTACCGTAATGAGTGCTTTGGCCAACGAATACAAAGCCCTAAACCTATCGCAAGGTTTCCCAAATTATCCTAGTCCGCAACTATTAAACGATCTGGTTACCAATGCTATGAACAGTGGCTACAACCAGTACGCACCAATGGCTGGTAATCTAGATTTGCGATTAGCTATTGCGAATAAATTTCAACAACTTTACAATACAAGTTACCATCCAGATACCGAAATTACGGTTACTGCTGGAGCAACTCAGGCTATCTACACTATTATTTCAGCTTTTGTAAAACCAAATGACGAAGTTCTAATTTTTAAACCTGCTTACGATTGTTACCAACCTGCAATTGAAGTTAATGGCGGAAAGACAATTCCAATTCAATTATCTGCGCCAGATTATCGTATGAATTGGGACGAAGTGGCTTCAAAAATTTCGTCTAAAACCAAGATGATAATCGTTAACACACCTCATAATCCTAGTGGTACAATTTGGTCTGAAGACGACATGCTCCAACTTGAAAAATTAACCAAAGATACCAACATCATCGTTTTGAGTGATGAAGTGTATGAGCATATTGTTTTTGATGACAAACAGCATCATAGTGCCTGCAAGTTTCCGGATTTAAAATCACGAAGCTTTATTACAGCTTCCTTCGGAAAAACATTTCATAATACAGGTTGGAAAATTGGGTATTGCTGTGCACCTGAATCCTTAATGAACGAGTTTAGAAAAGTGCATCAATTCAATGTGTTTTCCGTGAATCATCCAATGCAAAAAGGCATTGCAGATTATATGGCTGATACCGAAACTTATCTTGGTTTGAATAATTTCTTTCAGCAAAAACGTGATTTATTTTTGAATTTAATCACAGAATCTCGTTTTAAATTTTCACCATCAAAAGGCACGTATTTTCAGGTCTTGGATTATTCAGAAATTACTAATGAACATGATGTAGATTTTGCAAAACATCTAACAAAAGAATTCAAAATTGCGAGTATTCCTCTTTCTGTTTTTAATGAAAATAGCAAAGATGACAAGGTGCTTCGGTTTTGTTTTGCCAAGACTGACGAGACTTTAATAAAAGCTTCAGAAATTTTATGTAAAATACAATGTTAA
- a CDS encoding S46 family peptidase, producing the protein MRLIKLLCFFVVFQVSAQQGGMWIPSLLEGMNEDEMQSLGSKLTAKDIYDVNNSSLKDAIGHFNGGCTSEVISDKGLVLTNHHCGFSQIQSHSSLENDYIKNGFWAMSLEEELPNEGLFIEFIVSIHDVTDTVLNGVNDTMSEKEKQSLITRNSNAAMASWSKENWQDVKTKSFYEGNQYFLFVTERFEDIRLVGAPPSSIGKFGSDTDNWVFPRHTGDFSMFRIYADKNNRPAKYSKDNVPYKPKHYLPVSLDGVEEGDFTMVFGFPGRTNEYLPAVAIEHITKEFNPTNIEIREAALKVIDANMKASDEVRIKYASKQARIANAWKKWIGENLGIEKSDAVAKRREFEATFKKALKEKGLEAKYGHILPEFDKLYKEFGPINIKRRNFVEVFLVTSELMQMTFRAYQVEQALLANPESLERAKASLKGRIEGILKNFDANVDKGVYLNVMPLYGKPVDASIYNKTAFTDLDSALKLLEGDAETVIKNLNDDAAYAYAKPIIDEFFNTIDAEFQQKNEAISALQTEYMTALMKALPNERYFPDANSTLRVTYGQVRGYSPRDAVYYSPVTYLEGVVEKYVPGDYEFDVPQKLLDLYNTKDYGPYADKNGKVPVCFLGTNHTTGGNSGSPAIDAEGNLVGLNFDRVWEGTMSDMNYDPEICRNIMVDLRYVLFIVDKYAGAKHLIDEMTLVHPKK; encoded by the coding sequence ATGCGATTAATAAAATTACTCTGTTTTTTTGTTGTTTTTCAGGTGTCTGCTCAACAAGGTGGCATGTGGATTCCCTCACTTTTAGAAGGAATGAATGAAGACGAAATGCAAAGCCTTGGTAGTAAATTAACTGCCAAAGACATTTACGATGTTAACAATTCTAGTCTTAAGGACGCTATTGGTCATTTTAATGGTGGTTGTACCAGCGAAGTGATTTCAGACAAAGGTTTGGTGCTTACCAATCATCACTGTGGATTTAGCCAGATTCAGTCGCATTCGTCTTTAGAAAACGATTACATAAAAAATGGATTTTGGGCAATGTCGCTCGAAGAGGAACTGCCAAATGAAGGTTTGTTTATTGAGTTTATAGTAAGCATTCACGATGTTACAGATACGGTTTTAAATGGTGTAAACGATACTATGTCCGAAAAGGAAAAGCAATCCTTAATCACCAGAAACAGCAATGCTGCAATGGCATCTTGGTCAAAAGAAAATTGGCAAGACGTTAAAACAAAGTCGTTTTACGAAGGCAATCAATATTTCTTATTTGTAACTGAACGTTTTGAAGACATAAGATTGGTTGGTGCGCCACCAAGCAGCATAGGTAAGTTTGGTAGCGATACAGATAACTGGGTGTTTCCAAGACATACAGGCGATTTTTCTATGTTCAGAATTTATGCTGATAAGAATAACAGACCAGCAAAATACAGCAAAGACAATGTGCCTTACAAGCCAAAGCATTATTTACCTGTGTCGTTAGATGGTGTTGAAGAAGGTGATTTTACAATGGTTTTCGGCTTTCCTGGTCGTACCAATGAGTATTTACCAGCTGTAGCCATTGAGCATATCACTAAGGAATTCAATCCAACAAATATCGAAATTAGAGAAGCGGCTTTAAAAGTGATTGATGCCAATATGAAAGCCAGCGATGAGGTGCGTATTAAGTATGCGTCTAAACAAGCGAGAATTGCGAATGCCTGGAAAAAATGGATTGGAGAAAACTTAGGAATCGAAAAAAGTGATGCTGTTGCAAAACGTCGTGAATTTGAAGCAACTTTTAAAAAAGCATTAAAGGAAAAGGGACTAGAAGCAAAGTATGGTCATATTTTACCTGAGTTTGATAAGCTTTACAAAGAATTTGGTCCAATAAATATTAAACGAAGAAATTTTGTTGAAGTCTTTTTAGTAACAAGTGAATTGATGCAAATGACCTTCAGAGCGTATCAGGTTGAACAAGCGCTGTTAGCAAATCCTGAAAGTTTAGAACGTGCCAAAGCAAGTTTAAAAGGCCGTATTGAAGGTATTCTGAAAAACTTTGATGCCAATGTAGATAAGGGTGTGTACTTAAATGTAATGCCATTATATGGAAAACCAGTTGATGCTTCAATCTATAATAAAACGGCATTTACGGATTTAGATTCAGCTTTAAAATTATTAGAAGGTGATGCTGAAACTGTGATTAAAAACTTAAATGATGATGCGGCTTATGCTTATGCGAAACCTATTATTGATGAGTTTTTTAATACGATTGATGCAGAATTTCAACAAAAAAATGAAGCCATTTCAGCGTTACAAACTGAGTATATGACAGCCTTAATGAAAGCCTTACCAAACGAGCGTTATTTCCCTGATGCAAATAGTACGTTGCGTGTTACTTATGGTCAGGTTAGAGGGTATTCACCAAGAGATGCTGTGTACTACAGTCCTGTAACTTATTTAGAAGGTGTGGTGGAAAAGTATGTACCAGGTGATTATGAGTTTGATGTGCCACAGAAACTTTTAGACCTATATAATACAAAGGATTATGGTCCTTATGCTGATAAAAACGGAAAAGTGCCAGTGTGCTTTTTAGGAACAAACCACACAACTGGTGGAAACTCTGGTAGTCCAGCTATTGATGCTGAAGGAAACTTGGTAGGTTTAAATTTTGACCGTGTTTGGGAAGGGACAATGAGCGATATGAACTACGATCCAGAAATCTGCCGAAACATAATGGTAGATTTACGCTATGTACTTTTCATAGTCGATAAATATGCTGGTGCAAAACACTTAATTGATGAGATGACTTTGGTGCATCCTAAGAAGTAG
- the ahcY gene encoding adenosylhomocysteinase — translation MSTKTVAYVPNKVKDMSLAAWGRKEIELAEAEMPGLMSLREEYKNEQPLKGARIAGCLHMTIQTAVLIETLQALGAEVTWSSCNIFSTQDQAAAAIAEAGTAVYAWKDMTEEEFDWCIEQTLFFGEDRKPLNMILDDGGDLTNMVLDKYPELASGIKGLSEETTTGVHRLYERVKNGTLPMPAINVNDSVTKSKFDNKYGCRESAVDAIRRATDVMLAGKRVVVCGYGDVGKGTAASFKGAGSIVTVTEIDPICALQAAMDGFEVKKLETVVGNADIVITTTGNKDIVRAEHFKAMKDKTIVCNIGHFDNEIQMAWLNENYGNTKNTIKPQVDKYTIDGNDIIVLAEGRLVNLGCATGHPSFVMSNSFTNQTLAQIELWNHSDKYENEVYMLPKHLDEKVAALHLEKIGVELTELKPDQAKYIGVEVEGPFKPEHYRY, via the coding sequence ATGAGTACAAAAACAGTTGCTTACGTACCAAATAAGGTAAAAGACATGTCGCTTGCGGCTTGGGGAAGAAAAGAAATTGAATTAGCCGAAGCAGAAATGCCAGGTTTAATGAGCTTACGTGAAGAATATAAAAACGAACAACCTTTAAAAGGTGCACGTATTGCTGGTTGTTTACACATGACCATTCAAACTGCAGTTTTAATTGAAACATTACAAGCTTTAGGTGCAGAAGTAACTTGGAGTAGCTGTAACATTTTCTCTACGCAAGATCAAGCTGCTGCTGCAATTGCTGAAGCTGGAACAGCTGTTTATGCTTGGAAAGATATGACTGAAGAAGAGTTTGACTGGTGTATCGAGCAAACTTTATTTTTCGGAGAAGATCGTAAGCCATTAAACATGATTCTTGATGATGGTGGAGATTTAACGAATATGGTTTTGGATAAATACCCAGAATTAGCTTCTGGCATTAAAGGTTTATCTGAAGAAACTACAACTGGTGTACACCGTTTATACGAGCGTGTTAAAAACGGTACATTACCAATGCCTGCTATTAACGTAAACGACTCGGTAACAAAATCTAAATTTGATAACAAATACGGTTGTCGCGAAAGTGCTGTAGATGCTATACGTCGTGCAACAGATGTGATGTTAGCTGGTAAGCGCGTTGTAGTTTGTGGTTACGGAGATGTTGGTAAAGGTACAGCTGCCTCTTTTAAAGGTGCTGGAAGTATCGTAACAGTAACAGAGATTGATCCAATTTGTGCGCTACAAGCTGCAATGGACGGTTTTGAAGTTAAAAAATTAGAAACTGTAGTTGGTAATGCAGATATCGTAATTACTACAACTGGAAACAAAGACATTGTACGTGCAGAGCACTTTAAAGCAATGAAAGATAAAACCATAGTATGTAACATTGGTCATTTTGATAACGAAATACAAATGGCTTGGTTAAATGAAAACTACGGTAATACTAAAAACACGATCAAACCACAAGTAGATAAATATACTATAGATGGTAATGATATTATTGTTTTAGCAGAAGGACGTTTAGTAAACTTAGGTTGTGCAACTGGTCACCCAAGTTTTGTAATGAGTAACTCTTTTACAAACCAAACCTTAGCACAAATAGAGCTTTGGAATCATTCTGATAAGTATGAAAACGAAGTATATATGCTACCAAAACATTTAGATGAAAAAGTAGCTGCATTACACTTAGAAAAAATTGGTGTTGAGCTTACTGAGTTAAAACCAGATCAAGCTAAATATATTGGTGTAGAAGTTGAAGGTCCTTTTAAACCTGAGCATTATAGATATTAA
- a CDS encoding 4'-phosphopantetheinyl transferase family protein gives MPLYKSISVNSQTTVKIWKIEESYDELFESLDLKPQSLDRVLGMKSELHQRGFLSVRHLLREFGYTDQDLFYDDNGKPHLKDGNHISITHSFTFSGVIVSDKEVGIDIEMQRDKIAVIAHKFVDYEFNYLDKSADDYINKLTVIWGIKESLYKLFATPGMLFKEHFLVIPFTFDDGETIAWIDYKGRKYRYNTAFLEFEGFTCAYVVP, from the coding sequence ATGCCACTCTATAAATCCATTAGTGTAAATTCACAAACTACTGTTAAAATCTGGAAGATTGAAGAATCTTATGATGAGCTATTTGAATCTTTAGACTTAAAACCTCAAAGCTTGGATCGTGTTTTAGGCATGAAAAGTGAATTGCACCAACGTGGATTTTTAAGCGTCAGACATTTGCTTCGTGAGTTTGGTTACACAGACCAGGATTTATTTTATGATGATAACGGAAAACCGCACCTTAAAGATGGTAACCATATTTCTATAACACACAGTTTTACGTTCTCTGGTGTTATTGTTAGTGATAAGGAAGTCGGTATAGATATTGAAATGCAGCGCGATAAAATTGCAGTTATTGCGCATAAGTTCGTGGACTATGAGTTTAATTATCTCGACAAATCTGCTGACGACTACATCAATAAACTTACTGTAATTTGGGGAATTAAAGAATCGTTGTATAAGCTTTTTGCAACACCTGGCATGTTATTTAAAGAACATTTTTTAGTGATTCCATTCACGTTCGATGATGGCGAAACCATTGCTTGGATAGATTATAAAGGCAGAAAATACAGATACAATACTGCGTTTTTAGAGTTTGAAGGCTTTACATGTGCATACGTTGTTCCTTAA